TACCGGGCCGAGGCGCGGCGGGTGATCTGGGATCTGAGGGACAGCCGCCCCGAGGATGAATCGCTGCCCTCGGCGCTCGATGAAGCATTGCGGCGCGCGACCGAATCGCGCGGCATTCAGGGCAGCCTCATTGTCGAGGGCCGCCCTGCGGAGCTTCCTGCCGAGCTGCAGCACAATGTCTTAAGGATCTGTCAGGAGGCAATCTCCAACGCCGTTCGCCATGCCAGGCCAAGCACGATCGAGGTGAAGCTGATTTACTCTTCAAGCGCTCTCCGCGCCATTGTGAAGGATGACGGTTGCGGCTTCTGCGAGCCTCTCAACGAATTCGATGCCACCGGCCACTTCGGCCTCACCGTCATGAGAGAACGTGCACGCCGCCATGGCGGATGCCTTCGGGTGGAGAGCAGTCCAGGGCGTGGCACGAGCGTTGAAGCCGAAATCCCGCTGAATCACTCAACATGAACAAAGCCGAGCCGATCCGCATCGTGGTAGTCGAAGATCAGTATTTCTTTCGACTGGCGCTGCGCACGACAATCGACAGCCGTCAGGATATGCGCATCGTTGCCGAGACCGCAAAAGGGGGAGAGGCTCTCCCCCTGTGCCGGAGCTTCAGGCCGGACGTTCTTGTTGTCGACCTGAGGCTGCCCGATGTGTCCGGTTTCGAGGTGGTCAGCCAGGTTCACCGCGAGTTGCCCTCAATCGGCATCCTCGTGCTGAGCAACTATGAGGGCAGCGAAGACGTCCGGCGGGCGCTTGCCTCCGGCGCCAAGGCATACCTGACCAAGGACGCCAGTGCGGAGATGCTGATCGAGGCCATTTTCAGGGTGCGCGCTGGGCACCGCTATGTCACGCCTGCGATCGGAGCTCTGCTGGCCGCAGGCATCTCTGCAGCCGAGCTAACCGCTCGCGAGCATGAAGTGCTCCGGCTCATCGCCCGCGGTCTGAGCAACAGGGACATCGCAGAGCGGCTTGCCATCTCCGAGAACACAGTTCGAATCCACGTCAGCAGAATCCTCGACAAGCTCGGCGCCAGCGACCGCACGCAGGCCGTCGTGCTCGCCATGGAAAGAGGACTCCTGCACGAATAGTGCTTTCAGACTACTGCCATGTAATCCATCGCTCAGACGATCTGGCTTTCCGCCTGATGTATAAGCGAGAAGAGTAGTTTCCGGGGGTGAGAAAGCCATGTTGAAGTCAACCCGCCTTTCCCTGCTCTGTGTCCTGCTGTCAGCCTCCGCGGCTGCCCAAGTCGGCCGTGCAGGACTCTTCGGCAACGTCGTTGACAGCAGTGGAGCGCCGGTGGCAAGCGTCAAAGTTCAGATCACCAACACCGGCACCAACATCACGACAACGGTCTTGACCAATGATGTCGGGTTTTACACTGCGCCAGCCCTCCCTGTGGGCACTTATCGCGTGGTGGTTGAGCAGACTGGGTTCAAGAGGGCTGTCCGGGAAGGAATTGTGCTGCAGGTGGACCAGCGCGCCCAGGTTGACATCACGCTCGAGCTGGGCAGCATCACAGAGTCGATCACGGTTGCTGGAGAGGCGCCGCTTGTCGATACTGGCACCAGTACCATCGGCAAGGTCATTGAAAACAAGAGGATTCAGGACCTGCCGATCAACGGACGGAACGTGCTGTCGCTTACCCTGCTGACGCCAGCAGTGCGGACAACGTTCACCGGAAATCCGAGCGGCTTCGCCGACCGGGGAATCGCCCTTTCCGGGATCAGCATTAACGGCGGACCATCCGCGCTGAATGCAGTCGTCATGGACGGCGGAAACAACAACCAGGGGTTCCTCGCCGACGTCAACGTCAACCCGACTGTTGACGCCGTACAAGAGTTCAAGGTGCAGTCGGCGACCATGTCGGCCGAGTTCGGTTTCACGGCGGGGGGCGTGATCAACCTGGTGACGAAGAGCGGCACCAACGAATTTCACGGCACCCTCTATCACTTCCTCCGCAACGACAAACTGGATGCGCGCAACGCCTTTGCAGCCGTTCGCGCTCCTTTCCGCTACAACCAGTTCGGAGGATCACTTGGCGGACCCTTATCCGTTCCCAAAATCATGGATGGGCGGAACCGGACTTTCTTCTTCTACAATTTCGAGGGCTGGTATTACCGCCGCGGCCTGAATCCCATCGGCTCGACCCCGATCGACACGTGGAGAAGAGGCGATTTTTCAAACTTCTTCAACGACCGGGGCCAGCTCATCCCGATTTTTGACCCGGACACCCTCCGCCGCGAAGGATCGCAGGTGTTCCGGACCCAGTTTCCGGGCAATATTATTCCCGCCTCCCGTCTCGACCCGACAACGGTGGTCTTTCTCCGCTACATGCCCCCGCCGAACCGGCCGCCGGTGAATCCTTTTACCCAGCAGAACAATTTCATCTCGAGCTTTTCCGAGGGCCGGGAAATGCAACAGCATACCGCCAAAATCGATCACCGCTTCAGCGACCGCAATTTCATGTATGGCCGCTACACATATTACCGGCATTTCACAAACGCCGGGAACCTTCAATCTCCCTGGCCGGACCCGGATGTGCGCGCCCGATTCGACGATTTGCGGAACCAGAACATCGTGCTGAACGACACTCATTCCTTCTCGCCGAGCGCTCTCAATGAGTTCCGGATCAGCGTCGCCCGGTCCCGATTCCCCTTTCAGGCTGCGAGCTACGGGAAAAACCTCCCGCGCGAGTTGGGGCTACATCCCTCGATCCCCTCGGATACTCTGCCCTTCCTGAGCAATTTTGGCTTTGCCAACTTTGGTGCTTTCACGGTAGGCCTGCGGGGCAGTACAAACTGGCAAGTTTTTGAAATGGTCACCCTGATCAAAGGAACTCATACGCTGAAATTCGGCTATGAGCATCGTTTGAACCAGGCGAATAATTACCAGAGAGAAATGCCCTCGCATCTGTTCAACTTCGGGCCCGGCCTGACGCAGAATCCGGCCGCCCCCGCCGGGACCGGCTCAGCTTTCGCAACCTTCCTTCTCGGCGCCGTGGCCAACGCGACGGGCTTCGTGTATTTGGGCGAGTCTCAGAAATCGTTTTCTTCCAGTATCTTCTTCCAGGACGATTGGCGGGCCTCGCGCAAGCTGACACTGAACCTGGGCCTCCGGTGGGACTATCAGCAATGGCCGCGGGAGCGCAACGGCGGCTCTTCGAACTTTGACCCGGAGGGTCTCATCCCCGGTCTGAACCTCAGGGGCCGAACAGTCTTCGCGCGTGTAGATTACGGTCCGGCTGTTTTCCAGCCTATTTATGACAATTTCGGGCCTCGAGTCGGTCTTGCCTACGACCTCACAGGGCGCGGGAGTACTGTGTTTCGTGCCGGATATTCAATCTATTACCCGACGAATTTCTATCGCGATCATTTCGGCTCGACAGCAGGCTTTGCCATAACCCAGACACAATACATTCCTCCAGGTGGAGATACGAACCTGCCGGCCTTCCGTTTCCGGGATGGATTGCCCTTCGCGCCGACCCAGCCCCTCGGGCCAAGGCTCGGAGCGGCCGGCTTTCTGGGGCAGAACGTCACCTACGACCAGCCGAACCAGAAAGTGCCGATGTCGCAGCAATGGTCGGCATCCCTGCAGCAACAGATCAGGGGCTGGCTGCTCGACGTGAGTTATACCGCCAACAAAGCCACGCATCTCGTCAGCGGCGGATACAACCTCAACGGCGTGCAACCGCAGAACTGGGTGTACGGGCTTCGGCTTTCACAGGAAAGGGTCCCGAATCCATACGCCGGATTGGTTCCTGGGGCTCTCGGCGGCGCAACGATTACGCTGCAACAGGCACTGGCGGAGTTTCCGTATTACAACGCTGTGACAGTCCGGAATCCGCACATGGGGAACTCCAGTTACCACGCTCTTCTTTTCACAACCGAAAGGCGATTCCGGCAAGGCTTCGTCATGCTCTTTGCGTACACGAAGGGAAAGCTGATCAGTGATTCGGTTGTGACGCCGGTCAACTTCGGACCGGGACTGGAACAGGCGGGAATTGTCGGCTTTCAGGATGGCCTGGCTTCCAGAAGGCTGGAACGGTCCATAGACCCGACGGACGTCGCCCAACGCGGTGTGGTGAGTCTTGTGTACGAGGTGCCATTCGGCCGTGGAAAGAGATTCGGCGCATCCGTCAGGCCCGCGCTGAATGCGCTGATCGGTGGATGGCAGCTCAACACGATTACGACCATGCAAAGCGGCGTTCCCGTGGTTGTCACCGGGGCGAACAATTTCCGCGCCACGCGGCCGAATTCTACGGGACAAAGCGCGAGGTTGAAGGACCGTTCCGCCTTCCGCTGGTTCGACACCGCTCAGTTTGTCAATCCGCCCAATTTCACGCTCGGCAACGTGGGACGCACGCTGCCGGACGTTCGCGCTCCCGGGATCTTCAATATGGATCTTTCAGCCATCAAGGATACACGCCTGACTGAGCAGCTCAGATTGCAATTCCGCGCCGAGGCTTTCAACTGGCTGAATCATGTGAATCTGGGGCTTCCGAACGGGGGTTTCTCTGCCGGCCCCGACGGCCGCAATCAGAGCGCGGCCTTCGGAACGATCGTGTCTGCACGGGATGCCAGAATCATTCAGTTCGGCCTGAAGCTGATCTTCTAGGCCCGCCTCGGATCGCTCTTGCAGGTCGATTGCCGACTGATCGATAAGGACGATCAGAGAGCGGAATGTTCACCGGCTTGCTTCTGCAAGCGAACCGATGTCCGATTCGCTGGACCCTCTCACTGTACCGCCCCCGATTTCTTGGACAGTTTTTTGAATTATCGTCATGCGGCAGCCTCGAGGGCAAGCAGGGCCTGGTGAGCCTGCCGCGGGGATTGGAAGTGGAGGCGTTCGACCAGCCACTGTTCGTTGTAGCGCTGGCGGAATTCTTCGAGCGCTTCGGCCAGTTCTTCCAGGGTTTCGAAGTGCCGCACCCAGAGTAGCTGCTCCTTGAGGGTGCGGAAGAAGCGTTCGATGCAGCCGTTGCCTTCCGGCTCGCGGACGAAGGCCGGTGAAGACTCCAGGCCGAGAAAGCGGATCTCGCGCTGAAAGTCGTCGCTCATGAACTGGGAGCCGTGGTCATGACGCAGCTTCACGCCGAAGGCAATGCCTTCGGCAAAGCCGCCAAACTGTTCGCGCACGGCCTGGCGCACCGGCTCGAGCGCCTCGAACCGCGTGCCGCGCCTGGCGACGTGAATGCCCAGGCAGCAGGCCGAGCAGTGATCGATCATGGCGAAGATCGGCACCTGTCCGTCCCGGAGAGTGAAGCCCGCCGTGGCGTCGATGCCCCACATCTGGTTGGGCCGCCCGGCGAGGATCGTTCCCTCGTGGCGCTTCGGCTCCACCGGCTGCGGCTGCCGCTGCGGCGCCAGCAGCTGGTGTTGGCGCATCAGCCGCAGCACGCGCCGCAACGACGTCCGCACGCCGGCCAGCCGCAGCCGCGCCCACACCTTGCGGTGGCCTTCGCCGTGGAAAGGCGACTCGTGAATCGTGCGCCGGATCTCCCCGGCGAGCTGCTCATCGGTGTAGTGCGTCTTCGGGCCGCGCCTGGCGGGCGGGCGAGGCGAGGCATGCAGGCGGCGCCGCTGGTAGAAGGTCGACCGCGGCAGGCCCCAGGCCTTGAGCACCCGAGCCCGCCCGTAGCAGCGTCCCGTGGAGATCGACCGGGCACGGCTCATCGCTTCGACCTCCACCGCAGAAAAGGCTCCTTGTCCTCCATCCGCCGGATGCGCTCCCTCAGCAGCTCGTTCTCCATCGCGAGCTCGGCGATGACCGACTTCATCCGGCGGCCCTGCTCGTCGACCAGATCCTCCTGCCGGATCTTGAGGCCTTCTTCGCCAGAGGCCAGAAAAGCTTCCCGCCACTCCGACAGGGTCGCCGCCGTCACACCGTACTTGCGGCTCGTAGTCTCCAGGTCGGCGCCGCGGAGCAGCTCCAGAACGACGCTCATCTTGCGCTTGGCAGACCAGCGGCCCTTGCCGCCGCGGCCGGATTCCGGTCCCGCTTCAGTCGCCCTCCGGGCTCCTTGCGCGGGCCCGGAATCCGAGTGTTTCGTGTTGGACATCCTGATTCTCCTTATCGCAAATCAGTGTCCAAGGAAATCGTGGGGCGGGGGAGCTGGACCCTCTCACCGAATGAAGGAGGGACATACTCTGCTCAGACAGAAAACATGCAGGCCGCCGACAGAAAATGAATCCAAGGATGGCATTATGACTTCGCGAAGATCTGTTCTTGCCGTGCTGGCCGGCGCCGCCGCTTATGGCCAGAGTCACCTTCCCGGCATTCCAAACATCGGACTGAAGGCGGACACCGGACCGCTGCGGTCCGAGTGCGGCGTCGGCGCGTTGATGCCGTGGGCGGATGCCCTTTGGGCGGTGACCTACAACTCGCACACGCCCCGCACTGGCACCGGCCTTGGACTCTACAGGATCAGCGACCGTCTGGAGCCCGCGCTGGTGCACGTCCACGACGGCACGCATGCCAACCGGATGATCCACAACGAGTCCCACCAGGCCTTCATCGGACCGTACGCCATCGACATGAAAGGCAATTGGCGCTTCCTCGAAGAGTTCAGGAACGAGCGGATCACGGCCACGATGCGCCATCTGTCCGATCCGGCCAATCTCGTCTACCAGCTCACGATGGAGGGGCTGTTGTACGAGGTGGACGTGCACACGCTGAAGCGCCGGCTTCTGTTCGACCTCGTCAAGGAACTCAGGCTCAATCCCCGTCCGCACTTCAAAGGAGGCTACACGGGACAGGGGAGGGTCGTCGTGGCCGCCAACGGCTTCTATGATTACGGCGATGACGACTCCGGCCTGCACGAGTGGGACGGCAAGCATTGGAATCGGCTCAGCGGCAAACCGCATATGGAATGCGCGGGCCGGGAAAACCTGGGCAATGTGATTTTCTGTACGGGATGGGATGAATCCTCGACTCTGTTCTGGGCGCTTGTCAAAGGGAAATGGCAACGCTACCGGCTTCCACGGCCCACCCCGGTTTACATGCAGGCCTGGCAGACGGAATGGATGCGGATTCGCGAGGTGGAAACCGAGCACTTCCTGATGGACATCCACGGGCTGTTTTTCGAGCTGCAACCCGTGGCGTGGGAAGATGCCATCTGGGGTGTCGTGCCCATCTGCCATCACCTGCGCATCATCCCGGATTTTTGCGCGTTCCGCGGACTTCTGGCACTGGGCGGCAATCAGACGACGCCGAACCAGGGCGCCAATCTCTATGTGGGACAGCCGCAGTCAGGCATCTGGTTCTGCAAGACGGACGATCTCTGGTCCTGGGGGCGGCCGAGGGGATGGGGCGGCCCGTGGCGGCGCAAACCGGTCAAGGCCGGCGAGTCCTCCGAGCCGTTCCTGATGACAGGCTTTGACAAGAAGATGGTGCACCTGAGGTCAGACAGGGCCGCTACTTTTATTGTCGAGGTCGATTTTCTGGGAAACGGCGAATGGGTGTTCTACGAGAAGATCACGACTGGGGGCCCTTCGAATTACGCCCGCCATATTTTCCCCGATGGCTTCTCTGCGCACTGGGTGAGGATCACACCCGAGTCGAATTGCACTGCGTCGGCAGAATTCTTTTATCTCTGAGAGGGCGGAAATGAGACGCCGCGACTTGCTGGCAGCTTTCCCATTCACTGGCTACTCCGTGTACGTCTACGCGGGACAGCTCTCCGGACCGCCTCCTTCGCCGGCCGGCCGCTTCCAGGTTCTGGCGCCTCCGCGGCGCACGCCGGCGACTGAGATCCACGAGCCGAACATGGCGCTCGTCGATCTGGAGACGGATGTTGTTGTCGCTGGAGGGGGCCTCGCGGGCGTCTGTGCGGCCATTGCGGCCGCCAGGCATGGAGCGCGGGTTGTCCTTCTCCAGGACCGTTCCCGGCTCGGCGGCAATTCCTCAAGCGAAGTGAAAATGCACGTCGTCGGCGCCAACTGCCATAAAGGGCGTCCCGGCTGGCGTGAAGGCGGCATCATTGAGGAACTGCGCCTCGAAGACGCAGTACGCAATCCGCAACGCTCCTGGGAGATGTGGGACCTGCTTCTTTACGACAAGGTCATCAGCGAGCCCAACATCACTTTGCTGCTCGAGACGGCGTTGTTCCGGGCCGAAGTCCGCGAAGGCCGAATCCAGAGCGTTCATGCGCGGTGCGACAAAACGGAGCACCTGTACCGGATCCGCGCGCCGCTATTCGTGGATGCCACGGGCGATTCGCGGCTGGCACTGGAGGCGGGCGCGGAATACCGCACGGGACGGGAAGCGCGGTCGGAATTCGGCGAGAGTCTGGCGCCGGAGAAGGCGGACGGCGAGACGTTGGGCTCAAGCATTCTCTTCACTTCGCGGGACTATGGGCGGCCCATGCCGTTCACGCCACCTGCCTGGGCGCGCAAAGTGACGCGCGACCATCTCCGCTTCCGCAAGATCACAAGCTGGGAGTACGGTTATTGGTGGGTGGAATGGGGCGGGCAGCTGGACACGATCCGTGACAATGAACGCATCCGGTTCGAGCTGCTGTCCATCGCCCTGGGCGTCTGGGACTACATCAAGAACAGCGGCGACCATCCATCCTCGGAAACCTGGGCGCTGGACTGGATCGGGATGATGACCGGCAAGCGCGGCAGCCGCCGCGTTGTGGGCGATCACATCCTCACGCAACACGACCTGATGCGGGGCACGTTCGACGATGCAGTGGCGATCGGCGGCTGGCCCATGGACGACCATCCGCCGGGCGGATTCGACCGGCCGGATCTGCCGCCGAACACCAATCTCAGGCCGCCTGAAGTGTACGGCATTCCCCTGCGCTCGCTGTACAGCCGGAACATCGCCAACCTCATGATGGCGGGGCGCAACATCAGCGCGACGCACGCCGCCTTCACCTCGACGCGCGTCATGGCCACCTGCGCCTGCATCGGTCAGGCGGTGGGCACGGCTGCAGCTCTGTGTCTCAGGGAAAACATCACGCCTCGCGAGCTGGCGCGGGAGGGCAGCCGCGTCAGGCGGCTGCAGCAAATCCTGCTGCGCGACGATCAGACCCTGAGGGGCGTCCGAAACGAGGATGAACAGGATCTGGCGCGACGCGCAACGGTCATCGCGTCCTCGGAAGAATCCCATGCCCCTGCGTCCAATGTCATCGACGGCTGGGTGCGGGACATCCCGGGCAAGGAGATCCATCAGTGGCAGGGCCGCATGCAGGAAGGCGGTGCTTGGATCGAGCTCAGGTGGCCTCAGCCGGTGAGGATTTCGGAGGTCCAGCTCACCTTCGATACCGGTTTCCAGAGGGAGCTGACGCTGTCCTCGAGCGAGTCTGCGAACAAAGGGATCATCCGCGCGCCCCAGCCGGAAACGGTGCGGGACTACGTCCTGGAAGCGGGCGGAAAACAGATCGCCCGCGTCCAGGGCAATTACCAGCGCCTGCGGCGCCACCGGTTCGAGCCGATAGAGACAGACAGGCTGCGTCTCCGCGTCACTGCAACCAATGGCAGCGACCTTGCGCGCGTGTTTGAAATCCGCTGCTACGCGTAAAAGGGGATCACCTGAACCCGTCGGCGCGCATCACGTCGGCGTTGGATGGATCGAGGCGCACCACAAGCATCGACCGACGGTCTGGCGAGAGAGAAAACGGGCCGATGCCGATGGGCAGAATCGGCTCGGGATAATCAGCGACCAGGCGCGTCGACCTGCTTTTCCAATCCATGTAAAACAGGGACTGCTGCACGGGCGCTTTCGGGCGGACGCCGAGGTAGTAAATGCCGTGTTCGTCCAGCGCCCAGCAGGAGGTGCAATAGGGCACAAGCCCCGCCAGCACCCGCTCGACTTCGCCGGTCGAAACATCGACTCGCGAAAGCGTCGTGTCGGCGGGTTCGCGGACAAAGTAAACATGGCGGCCATCAGGCGATACGTCGAGCGACAGTCCGCGGACAGGAGTCACGACTTCGGGGGCGCCGCCCGAAGCCGGGTAACGCAGGATGGATCCGGCTGCAGCGGCATAGATCCACCGTCCATCGGGTGAAAACACCGGATGGACGCCGCGCGCCCCGAACGGCCGCACGGTCCACCGGCTGCCGGACTCTTCCGCCAGATACATGTCTGTCGTCGCGGCATCGTTGAAGACGATCCGCCTTCCGTCCGGCGACCACCGGGGCACGGATGGCCGTCCGTGGCGTGACGTCACCTGAACCGGGTTGCCTCCTTCGGCATCGCAAACCCAGATCTCCTCTTCTCCCGACCGGTCCGAGCGGAAAGCGATCCTCCTGCCATCAGGTGCATATTGCGGAGAGGCGTCCTGTCCAGAGGAGGCCACGATCCGTTTCCACGACACAGGCGGGCCGAAGTTCAGCCGCCAGACATTCGGGTCGCTCTGGACCAGCGAATAGACGAGCCGCGCCGCCCTCCTTGAGTAAGTGAACTGGATGGGAAACTCTCCGTAAACTCCCGTTGGAGACGGTTCTTTTCCCTGAGCCAGGCGCCAGATCCGGTAGGAACCGCCGCGCGAAGAGCCAGCCAGAAGGCCGTCGGCCAGCCAGTCCATGGCAGTCACCATGCGCGAGTCCGAGGTCCATTGCCGCGGCGTTCCGCCCGTTACTGGAACAGTAAAGACTTCCTGGTAGCTGCGGTGAAATGCCCGGATGAAGGCGATGGTCTTCCCGTCGGGAGAAAATCGCGGGGCGACATCGCCGATGATCATCTCCTCCGGCTGCGTCAGCCGCCGTTTCTCGCCCGTGTCGAGGCGAACAACAAAGATGGAGAGCGGCTGGCTCAACGACGGCGTGTCATCCACAGCCAGCATGGTTCCATCCGGAGACCAATCAAGGTGGAAATAGGTCAGCCCGAACCGCGTGGGGAGAACCGGCGCCACGGCGCGTGGCTCCCCGCCCTCGGCAGGAAGAATGACGATGTCTCCCGACGAGGCGCCGAATCGCAGGCAGGCGATCTGTTTCCCATCCGGCGACCAGGCTGGGCTCGACCACGAGTATCCCGGCGTCGAGAGCTGGCGGGGAGTGCCCTCTCCAAAGCGCTGCACCCAGATGGCCGGGAGCGACTGCTCGTTCTCCTGCCAGACGAACGCCACCGAGGATCCATCCGGTGAAACGGCGGGCTGAAACTCCTTGCCCGCCAGACGCGTCACGGGAGTCACCACGGGGGCCGTGTCCGGCACCTGACGCCTCATCAGGGCGATCAGGAGGAGGACAAGGACTGTCAACATCAGGAGTCCAGCCGCAGCCGGCCACCGCGGCCTGGCCTGCCCCGGCTGCGCGGGCGCGCTCTGCGGAAGAGACGCGTCTTCGCCGGACGCCGGCTGCCCCGGCGGCTCAGGCTTCTCCACGGTGACGGGACCCACGAGACGGTATCCTCTCCCGGCGAAAGTCTCGATGTATGCCGGATCGCCCGGAGAGGCGCCAAGAATTTTACGGATGACAGCGATGTTCTGGGCGAGGTTGGCTTCATCGACCACCCGGTCCGGCCAGACCGCCGCCATGATCTCTTCTTTCGTGGCCACTTCCGGCGACCGCGCAGCGAGCACCTGCAGGGTCTCGACCGCTTTCCGCGTCATGTGGATTGGCTGGTCGCCCCGGAACAGAACTTTTGCGGCGGCATCCAGCCGGTATGGCCCGAACCGATAGAGCGGATGAGTTTCCAAGGCGTTATACCGCCCAATTTAGAAATTTCTTAGAAACTTCTTGCTGCCTGATCATTGCACGAAATTGCGGTTCGGCTGATCTTGGGTTAGTTCCATTTTACACCGCGCGCCCCGCTGGCTTGCGGTAACTGATATGTCTGTGGACGGGAGCCGGTCTTCTCCCGGCCACGGATGGAGTCCAGAGTGATGCGCTCCGCGTGGAGAGGTTGGATCCTCGGGTTGATTCCGCTTCTGGCCGCTGGCAGCTCGCCGGTCGAAGAGGTGGCGAAAACGCTCGTTTCGCCTCCGCCTGACGCCAGAATCCTGATGCGCTGGTGGTGGTTTGGCCCGGCCGTCACCCAGCAGGAGCTGGACCGCGAACTGCAGGCAATGAGAAAGGCCGGCATCGGGGGCGTGGAGATCCAGCCGGTCTATCCGCTGGCTCTGGACGATCCTGCCAGCGGCATGCGGAACCTGCGCTTCCTGTCTCCCGAATTCCTGCAGGCGCTCCGCTTCACGGTCACGAGAGCACAGAAGCTTGGACTCCGAGTGGACCTGACCTTGGGCAGCGGCTGGCCGTTTGGCGGCCCGAAAATTCCCAGGGAGCTCGCCGCCCAGCGCTTGCGCGTGGAGCCAACCGGCCGTCCGCCGCAGCTGCGATGGGGAGAGCGCGTCGTGCGCGAGTTCCCTGAAGAGGGGCTCCGGTTTGTGGAAACCCAGACGGGCCAGATGGTGAAGCGGGCGGCCGTTGGTGCGGAAGGGTTCGTGTTCGACCATTACAGCCGCGCCGCGCTGGACCGGTATCTGGAAACCGTGGGCTGGCCCCTGTTGCAGGGGTTGGGTGCCGCGCGGCCCTACGCCGTGTTCTGCGACAGCCTGGAGGTGTTCGGGGC
This DNA window, taken from Bryobacteraceae bacterium, encodes the following:
- a CDS encoding DNA-binding response regulator, with product MNKAEPIRIVVVEDQYFFRLALRTTIDSRQDMRIVAETAKGGEALPLCRSFRPDVLVVDLRLPDVSGFEVVSQVHRELPSIGILVLSNYEGSEDVRRALASGAKAYLTKDASAEMLIEAIFRVRAGHRYVTPAIGALLAAGISAAELTAREHEVLRLIARGLSNRDIAERLAISENTVRIHVSRILDKLGASDRTQAVVLAMERGLLHE
- a CDS encoding integrase — its product is MSRARSISTGRCYGRARVLKAWGLPRSTFYQRRRLHASPRPPARRGPKTHYTDEQLAGEIRRTIHESPFHGEGHRKVWARLRLAGVRTSLRRVLRLMRQHQLLAPQRQPQPVEPKRHEGTILAGRPNQMWGIDATAGFTLRDGQVPIFAMIDHCSACCLGIHVARRGTRFEALEPVRQAVREQFGGFAEGIAFGVKLRHDHGSQFMSDDFQREIRFLGLESSPAFVREPEGNGCIERFFRTLKEQLLWVRHFETLEELAEALEEFRQRYNEQWLVERLHFQSPRQAHQALLALEAAA
- a CDS encoding biopolymer transporter Tol, whose amino-acid sequence is METHPLYRFGPYRLDAAAKVLFRGDQPIHMTRKAVETLQVLAARSPEVATKEEIMAAVWPDRVVDEANLAQNIAVIRKILGASPGDPAYIETFAGRGYRLVGPVTVEKPEPPGQPASGEDASLPQSAPAQPGQARPRWPAAAGLLMLTVLVLLLIALMRRQVPDTAPVVTPVTRLAGKEFQPAVSPDGSSVAFVWQENEQSLPAIWVQRFGEGTPRQLSTPGYSWSSPAWSPDGKQIACLRFGASSGDIVILPAEGGEPRAVAPVLPTRFGLTYFHLDWSPDGTMLAVDDTPSLSQPLSIFVVRLDTGEKRRLTQPEEMIIGDVAPRFSPDGKTIAFIRAFHRSYQEVFTVPVTGGTPRQWTSDSRMVTAMDWLADGLLAGSSRGGSYRIWRLAQGKEPSPTGVYGEFPIQFTYSRRAARLVYSLVQSDPNVWRLNFGPPVSWKRIVASSGQDASPQYAPDGRRIAFRSDRSGEEEIWVCDAEGGNPVQVTSRHGRPSVPRWSPDGRRIVFNDAATTDMYLAEESGSRWTVRPFGARGVHPVFSPDGRWIYAAAAGSILRYPASGGAPEVVTPVRGLSLDVSPDGRHVYFVREPADTTLSRVDVSTGEVERVLAGLVPYCTSCWALDEHGIYYLGVRPKAPVQQSLFYMDWKSRSTRLVADYPEPILPIGIGPFSLSPDRRSMLVVRLDPSNADVMRADGFR